TCTAGATATCGCATCTATTAACACCATAGCTGCTAACTCTCCTCCACTAATTATATAATCTCCTATAGACCACTCTTCATCGATTTCTGTTTGAATTAATCTTTCATCAATACCTTGATATCTACCACAAACTAAAATTAACTTCTGATGATCATATGCTAATTTATATACATATTTTTGATTCAACTTTCTTCCTTGAGGAGAGAGATAAATTACTTTAATGTTATTTCCTAATGCATTTTTTGCTTGATTGATTGCATTCCTAAGAGGTGCAATCATCATTACCATACCTGGTCCTCCTCCGTAGGGACGGTCATCTACTTTGTGGTATCGATCATCTGAAAACACGCGCGGATTCCACAATTTTAAGGAAAGAATACCCCTTCGAATTGATCGGCCTACTATTCCGTAACGAACAATAGACTGAAACATATCTGGGAATAAAGTAATTACACCTAACAACATATATTTTTATACTTTATTTTATAATAAAATTAAAAATTAGGATCCCAATCTACAGTAACAATATGCGTGATAAAATTAATATTTTTAATAACTCTTTTGATAAGAAAAGGAATAAGGCAATTTTTGATTCTATGAGGATTAGATTGATGCATTTTTACTACTAAAACATCATTTGCTGTGGTTTCTATTATACTGACAATATTCCCTAAAAGGACTCCCGGTACAGTAATCACTGCACATCCTATTAAATCTCTCCAATAATATTCATCGTTATTTATACGTGGAAATTGTGTGTCATCAATAATAATATTACAACGACTTAACAATTGAGCAGAATCTCTATTTGAAATTCCTCGTATTTTAACAATATAATGTTTCCCAATTAGTTTCCATTGATCTAAATAAATGGATTTCCATGTAGATTGGATGATAGTAAAATATGGGCTATAATGAAATATGTTATCATTTTGTTCAGTAAATGATATCACTCGTACCCACCCTAATATTCCATATGCGCCTACTATTCTTCCTATTACTACAGGGTGAGGGGGTGGCGCCGTAATGCCTTCTTTGTCTATTGGGTATTCATTATTTTTCATAAATTTTTTATTAATTTTAAAGCACGTTTAGACGGACTCGCTCCTCTCTGTAACCAATATTTTACACGTTTTGTATTTATATGTAATTCTTTTTGATTTCTAAATTTAATTGGGTTAAAAAATCCAACACATTCGATAAAACGACCATCCCGTGCATTTCTACTATCAGTAACAACTATGTGATAAAAAGGAGTTTTTTTATGACCTCCTCGCGATAATCTGATTCTTACCATAAGTATATGCCTTAAATTAGTAACCAAAAAAATCAATAAACTCACATTCAATAATATGAATATATATTTATCGATTTAATCAATAAAATATCTTTTAATTAATTGTAAATTTAGATGATATTTTATTTTTTAATGTGCGTATCATTCGAAATATTTCATTTTTGTTTATTTTTTGTATCGTAATACGTATACGATTAAATGTGTTTAGTAACTTAGTAACATCTTGCATATGTACTCCAGATCCGCTGGCAATACGTTTTTTTCTAGATCCCGTAATTATTTCTGGATGCATACGTTCTTTCAGAGTCATAGAGTTGATTATGGCTTCCATACGTATGAATGTATTGTCATGAGTATATGATTGAATACTATCTAAGTTCACTCCTCCTATATTAAGAGGTAATTTACTTATTATTTTATTAACCCCCCCCATACTTCGTATTTGTTTTATGTAACCTAAAAAATCATATAAATTAAAGTCTACACTATTTTTATTAATATATTTTTTTTCTTTAACCCATTCTGATTGATTATCAATATCTTCAATTAATGAAAGTATGTCGCCCATTCCAAGTATGCGTCCAGCTATTCTGTATGCATTGAAAGACTCTAATGCATCAATTTTTTCTCCTGTTCCTATGAATTTTATAGGTTTATTAGTAAGGTATTTGATGGATAAAGCTACCCCGCCGCGTGAATCTCCATCTAATTTAGTTAAAATAATTCCGGTTAACGGTAAGGTTTTATTGAACACGTTTATACTATTAATAGCTACTTGTCCGATCATAGAATCCACAATGAATAAAGTTTCTATTGGAGTAATAAATTCATGTATTTCAGATAGTTCCGCAAGCAAATAATCATCTGTATCTAAACAACCAGCGGTATCTATTAATAAAACATCATAAGATAATGATTTTGATACCATGGTTGCTGATTTTAGTATATCAATTGGTTTGTTTTTAATAATATTATAATCTTCAAAAAAACTTATATCTTCAGAATATATCAATGATTTTAATTGTTGTACACCCGCTGGTCTATACACGTCAGTTGATGCCACTAATACTTTTTTGTTTTTTTTAATTTTTAAAAATTTTGCAAGCTTTCCAACAGTAGTAGTTTTTCCAGAACCTTGCGCACCTACTATTAATATTATTGCTGGTATTTGAGTATTTAAATTTAAATCATTTGATCCTTCTCCTATAACTTTTACCAAAGACGTATGCATGATTTTAATAAATTCTTGACCTGGAGTTAAATGTTTGTTTATATCTTTTCCTATTATGCTGTTTTTAACTTTATTAATAAAACTGTGTACCACGGGTAACGCCACATCTCCTTCTAATAAAGCAATTTTAACTGTATTTAAAGTTTCTTTAATATTGTTTTCTGTTAAACGTCCAGAACCAACAATATTACGTATTGATTGTGATATTTTATTGGATAAGTTTTTAAACATTTCTATAGCTCAAAATCAAAAGCAAATACTCGAATAAACATATTATACAATTGCACTAAAATCATCGTAGACACAGTCCATCATAGATGGTGTCATTTCCGTTATAAATGAAATACAAATTTACTTGTATAATCAATTAAATTTTAATTATTTAATA
This sequence is a window from Blochmannia endosymbiont of Camponotus sp. C-003. Protein-coding genes within it:
- the rimM gene encoding ribosome maturation factor RimM (Essential for efficient processing of 16S rRNA), which encodes MKNNEYPIDKEGITAPPPHPVVIGRIVGAYGILGWVRVISFTEQNDNIFHYSPYFTIIQSTWKSIYLDQWKLIGKHYIVKIRGISNRDSAQLLSRCNIIIDDTQFPRINNDEYYWRDLIGCAVITVPGVLLGNIVSIIETTANDVLVVKMHQSNPHRIKNCLIPFLIKRVIKNINFITHIVTVDWDPNF
- the trmD gene encoding tRNA (guanosine(37)-N1)-methyltransferase TrmD; this translates as MLLGVITLFPDMFQSIVRYGIVGRSIRRGILSLKLWNPRVFSDDRYHKVDDRPYGGGPGMVMMIAPLRNAINQAKNALGNNIKVIYLSPQGRKLNQKYVYKLAYDHQKLILVCGRYQGIDERLIQTEIDEEWSIGDYIISGGELAAMVLIDAISRVLPDVLGNKDSKKSDSFFKGRLDCPHYTRPETFNDMKVPSVLLSGNHYNIHRWRQKQALGYTWIKRPDLLNDTQLTDEEKNLLAEFKNEYFNH
- the rpsP gene encoding 30S ribosomal protein S16; translated protein: MVRIRLSRGGHKKTPFYHIVVTDSRNARDGRFIECVGFFNPIKFRNQKELHINTKRVKYWLQRGASPSKRALKLIKNL
- the ffh gene encoding signal recognition particle protein → MFKNLSNKISQSIRNIVGSGRLTENNIKETLNTVKIALLEGDVALPVVHSFINKVKNSIIGKDINKHLTPGQEFIKIMHTSLVKVIGEGSNDLNLNTQIPAIILIVGAQGSGKTTTVGKLAKFLKIKKNKKVLVASTDVYRPAGVQQLKSLIYSEDISFFEDYNIIKNKPIDILKSATMVSKSLSYDVLLIDTAGCLDTDDYLLAELSEIHEFITPIETLFIVDSMIGQVAINSINVFNKTLPLTGIILTKLDGDSRGGVALSIKYLTNKPIKFIGTGEKIDALESFNAYRIAGRILGMGDILSLIEDIDNQSEWVKEKKYINKNSVDFNLYDFLGYIKQIRSMGGVNKIISKLPLNIGGVNLDSIQSYTHDNTFIRMEAIINSMTLKERMHPEIITGSRKKRIASGSGVHMQDVTKLLNTFNRIRITIQKINKNEIFRMIRTLKNKISSKFTIN